DNA sequence from the Cohnella herbarum genome:
GCGAGCAACATTTTCTTAATCCCTAGACGGGAAGAGATAACGCCGGTTACGAGCATGGCTAACGCCATAACCGCATTATAGCTCGTGAACAGCAATGTAAGCTGACTATCCGACGCGCCTAACTGGTCTTTCATCATCGGCAGAATGGGGTCCACGAGACCGAGCCCCATGAAAGCGATAATGCTGGCGAAAGCGACAGCCCATACCGCTATCGGTTGATTAAACATACTGACTCTCGTTTTATGCTGAGTCTGTTCGGCCGGATTGGCCCCTTTCCTAGTTGAGGGTTGCATGGTTACGGAAGACTCCTTTTTAAGTCGACATTTTGGTTATGCCTTCGTCGATCCGTTGTTGCATTTTCTCGATTTCCTTGCGAAATTCAATCATCTTGGCCAGCTTCTCATCGACCATGGCCAGTTGCTGACTGGCCATCTCTTTCATTTCCACCAACTGTTGCAGCTTATGCTCGGCTTCCTCGGATTTGGAATAGCTATCGCGATGCTCGCCAAGCTTCTCCCGAACCGATACGAAATTCAATATCTCCATAAGCGAAAATCCGAGAACATCCCGCGCGTTCACGATTTGGTTCAACCGTTCGATATGCTTGCGGGTGTATAACCGCATCCCGCCTTCGCTTCGCTCCGGAGGGAACAGCACTCCGATTTCCTCATAGTACCGAATCGTTCGTTTGGTCAATCCGCACTCCTTGGCCACGTCGTCGATCTTGAATTTATCCACGTCATCCCTCCGCTTGAATCTTGCTTCCTTGCGAATGAAATAAGAATAATCTTTTTGAACGTTAACGTCAACGTTAACTTTTGCTTATTTCCGATTCAGCTCAAATTTCGGTCTTCAAAACTGAAAGTTGACAATAAGTAGGTTTAGATACTAAACTAAAAACATGGATAATCACAACGACTCCCACCCCGTCCCTATGAACAAAGGAAGCCGCAACCTCGGCCGACTGATTATGCAGCTCCGACGTCTCGAACGCCACCCTCAAACCTTCGGCAATGCCGGATCGTTAACGCCGAGCGAGATCCATACGATCGAAGCGATCGGTTACGAGGGAAGCATTCTGATGAGCGAGCTCGCCGCTCGCCTCGAAGTGACGAAAGGCGCGGTCTCCCAGCTTATCGTTCGGTTGGAAGCCAAGCAACTGGCAACGCGTTCGCCGTATCCCCACGATTCGAGGGGGGTGCTGATTTCGCTTACCGAGAAAGGGAAGGAAGCATACAAGGCTCATGAAGAGGTTCAACTTCAATTTTACGACCAGCTTCGTTCGCGGCTAAGCCGGCAAGAAATCGAAATTTTCGAAACCTGCATAGAAAAATTAAACGAATTTCTGCAAAAGTAATTTTTTTGCCTTTTAGTTTAGTATCTATACTATTTAATCAGACATCGCGTTAACGAGGAGAGAAGATGACCTCTATGAAAGATTACATCGTCGTCGTTGGCGGATATGGCCATGTAGGACAATCGATAAGCAGACAGCTTGGCGAATGTTTTCCGGGTAAAGTATACGCGGCGGGTAGAAATCTAAGCCGTGCCCAGCAATTCAGCCGCTCGACCAACGGGAAGGTCCTGCCCCTGCAGCTTAATATTGCTGGAGGTTTCGACCGCACCCTCCGGGATCGAGTAAAGCTTGTCGTCATGTGCCTCGATCAAACGGATACCTCATTCGTCAGATTCTGTTTCGAGAACGGAATCGATTACGTAGACGTTTCCGCGAACCATTCCTTCTTGGCTCAAGTGGAACAGCTGCAAGCGGAGGCTAAGGCTAACGAAGCTACGGCCATTTTGAGTATCGGGCTTGCGCCGGGACTGACTAATCTGATGGCTTATCATGCCAAAAGTCTAATGGATCATACGGATGCTCTAGACATCTCCATTATGCTCGGCATGGGAGATCATCATGGCAAAGCCGCCATTGAATGGACGATCGACAACCTGGGCAACGATTTCGAAGTCGTGAGAGGGGACAAGAAGGTTGCGGTTGCAAGCTTCGCGGATGGCAAGAAAACGAATTTCGGAGGGCCGCTGGGAAGCAGGAAGGCATACCGGTTCAACTTCTCGGATCAACATGTGCTGCCGCTAACGTTAGGGGTACCTACCGTTTCCACTCGGCTTTGTTTCGATTCGGTTGCGATAACCGGATTGTTGGCGGGGCTCAAAGCGTCCGGAATGTTCCGTTTATTACGATATAAGCCGGTCCGCTCTGCCGCCGTCCAACTATTCGGGCGAATGAAATTCGGTACGGAGATATTCGCCGTGAAAATCGATGCTTGGGGGAAAAGAGACCACGAGCACGTGAAGGTGGAAAGCTTCTTGCAGGGAACGAGCGAAGCCGAAATCACGGCCAAAGTCGCGGCTTTCGTAGCCGAGAGAGCGTATCGCGCCGAATTGCCGCATGGCGTGTACCACATTGAACAATTGTTTGAATTGAATCCCATTCTAGCCTCAATGGATCGGTCGACCATGTTCGAGACCCGAACTTTTCATCTTCAATAAAACATTCAGCTTCTCAGAAGACAGGAGCATAGCCGCGGCCGATAACGCGATAAACGCCGGAAAAATTCCAATTGTCGTATGGGAAGCCATAAACCCGAGCAACGGAGGTAAAAGCGTGCTTCCGGTATAAGCTAAGGCCATTTGGTAACCCATGATGGTTTGGGATTTCTTTTTCCCGAATCGCACCGGGGTTTCATGCAGCATGCAAGGGAAAATCGGAGCCAAACCTAACCCGATAATCATCAAGCCGGCAAGCGCGAATCCCGACGGCAAGGGCAGGACTAGGAACACCGCTCCGGATAAAGCAATGATTTGACCTCCGCGAATGAGCGTGCGGTTGCTTAACTTAAACGTTATAAATCCGGTAACGAATCTCCCGATCGTAATGCCCGCGAAGTACAGGGAAACCCATAACGCGGCCGACGATGCGGTCAAGCCCTTCACGTCAACCAGAAAGCTGCTTCCCCATAAGCCCACGGTGGCTTCGACTCCGCTGTAGAATAGGAAGGATGCCAGAGCTAGCTTGATTCCCTTCATCCGCAACGGTTTAACGGGTTGGCCGTCTTCCTCGTCATTCGACAAGCCGTCTGAATCCTCGATTTGTTCGCTGCGACTAACGTTGCTTGATTTTGCGACGCGATCCCACAAGGGCAGCGTTAAGAATAAGATGACAACCAATCCCAATTGAATACCCGCGACCGTAAGGTAGCCGTCTCTCCAAGATGATTGCCCCGAGATGAATTGGGCCATGATCATCGGTCCGAGAGTCGCGCCTACTCCCCAGAAACAGTGCAACCAGCTCATGTGGTGCGCTTTGTAATGCGCGGCCACGTAGTTGTTTAAACCGGCATCGACGGAACCCCCGCCAAGGCCAAGCGGAATGGCGCAAACGATAAGCCACGCCAGCGACGGAGCAACGGAAAAACCAAATAAGGCGCCTGCCGTCATGATGCAACTGACGAGAGTGACTTTGCCCGTTCCGAACCGCTTTAATACGGCTCCGCTCGCTAAGCTGGACACGATCGTGCCTGACGCAATGATCATGAACAACAAACCCGCCGTGCCCAGCGACGCGTTAACGTCGGATTGCATGACGGGCCACGCCGATCCCAATAGGGAATCGGGCAGCCCTAGGCTGATGAAGGCCAAGTAGATAATCAATAAAAAATAAGTAGCCATTGTATAATAATCTCCCGTTTCCGTTATTCATTTCGTGGCGGGTGCGGAAATCAACAGATCGAGCCCGAGATTCCGCAATCCGTTTAAGTAATCCTGTTCCCAGTCGCTCATCGCGAGCCGCGGCAGATGTTCCGCCGGAATATAGGCGGCGCTCCTTGCCGCGATCCCGTTAAGGATCGTTTCGTTCACTTCGTCATGACAGAAAATAATCGTGTGAGGGTTTATCACAGCCGTGCAAGTCGCGATCAACCGACTAACGGCATCGATCCCTTGCTCGCGAAGCTTTATTTTTTCCACTCCCGTACCTTCGGTCAACGCTTGTTGAAAATTCAAATGATCATATAGCGGAACGAATGAAACTTCCCCCGAGAAAAAGGTGCTGCCTCTGACCACCACTCCATTGATCAGAATGCCGGCACCGGGACCGTTCTTACCGAAATACAAATAGATCAAGGAAGGGTTGTCTTTGTTATTCATATTGTCGTAATAGCCCAGCACGGCAGCGTTCATATCGTTCTCGACGACGACGGGAATAGAGAATCGTTCTTCCAGCGTCCCCTTCAGGTCGAAAAGATGGAACTGTTCGTAATCAGGGATGTGGATAATCCGGCCATGATTAACCGCACCGGGCACTCCGATAGCAAGGGAACCGATCTTGGGATATTGAACGATGATCTCTTCGATCAGCTTCGTAAGGCTATGAATGTCATCCCTTAAAACGCTCGAAGTTTTACCTTGTTCTTTCACTTCTCCCACGCTATTAAAAACCGCGAAGTTCGTTTCCGATTGCTCCAAAAAAATGGCCAACCCCAGCATGTATTCCGGATTGTAAGCATATCTCATCGCTCTTCTCCCGCCGCTGGAATCATCAATGCCGACTTGAATAAGCTCCCCCTCTTGCTCCATCTGGGCCAGAAACTTGCTCGTAGTCGGGAAGCTGATACCCAATTGGCGACTCAGCTCCGCTTTAGTCGCGCTCCCAAGCGTAAGAAGCGCTGCGCGTATGCCGCTAAGGATCACGTTCTTCATCTCTTTGGGAGTCGCGGGTAATTCATTCACTTCGTTTCACCTCTTGGAAGATTAACTTATTAAACATCTTTAATAAGTTACGACAATCGTAACAGAAAATCTAATCGATGCCAATCCTTTTGTGAAAAGTCGCAGATCAACCTTGCACGCCAAAGACGCCTTTGCAGGCGTCTTGAGTATTTATGCGGTTGTAGCCGTCGGATCACGTTCCGCAGAACGTTCGGTATGGACGAGAGGACGGCACGGGCGGCTCGGCGAACTCCGCCTGTTCGGGAGTGTGATCGAAGGGATGGGAGAGAACGTCGAGCAGCCGCTCCATTACGCTGTAATCCCCGTGTTCCGCAGCTGCCTTCAATGCAGCTTCTACTCTATGGTTCCGAGGAATGAGTGCGGGGTTGCTGCTGCGCATCAGTCGGTGCGACGAAGCTTGCGATTCTTGTTGCCTGCCTAGCCGCGACCGCCACCGCTCTTGCCATTGCCCGAATTCCGGGTGCTCGGCCACAACCGTATCCCCCGCCGTATCGAAAGTAAGGGCGCGGAAGGTGTTGGTATAATCCGCGCCGGTCTTCTGCATCATACCGAGTAGATCTTCGATCAGCGCTTCATCCTGCGGCTCTTCGTTAAAGATCCCCAGCTTCGCTCTCATTCCCGCTAGCCAATTCGTTCGATACAGCTCCGTAAAACCCTTTAACTCCTCCTGGGCCAATTGAACCGCCTGCTCCTGGTTGTCATGCAGCAACGGCAATAGCGCTTCGGCGAATCGCGCGAGGTTCCAAGCGGCGATATAAGGCTGATTACCGTATGCGTAGCGCCCCTGAGTATCGATGGAGCTGAATACCGTTTCAGGATCATAAGCATCCATAAAAGCGCACGGCCCGTAATCGATCGTTTCTCCGCTAAGAGCCATATTGTCCGTGTTCATCACTCCGTGAATAAACCCGACGAGCTGCCATTGGGCGATTAACGCGGCCTGACGCTTAATCACTTCCCGCAGCAGCAAAAGACCGCGGTCTCCCTCGGCATCGACTTCCGGATAATGTCTCCGTAACGTATAGTCCGCCATCGCCCTTAGATCTTCATCCGTACCCCATTGCGCGACATATTGAAACGTGCCGACGCGCAGATGGCTGGCGGCCACGCGGGTCAATATAGCACCAGGTTGCTCGGTTTCGCGGTAGATGGATTCTCCGGTCGCCACTACCGCCAAGCTGCGAGTAGTCGGAATGCCCAGCGCGTGCATCGCTTCGCTGATGATGTATTCGCGCAGCATCGGTCCAACCGCCGCTCGACCGTCTCCCCTGCGGGAATACGGCGTCGCGCCTGAGCCTTTAAGCTGAATGTCGAATCGCTCGCCATGCGGAGTAATCTGCTCGCCAATCAAGATCGCGCGGCCATCGCCTAAGCGATTGAAATGTCCGAATTGATGCCCTGCATAAGCTTGAGCGAGGGGATCGGCGCCTTCAGGGATCCGGTTGCCCGCAAATGTCGCCACGCCGTCATCGCTTTGCAGCGCTTGGACGTTCAACCCCAGCGATATGGCCAACGGCTCATTCAGCGCGATCAACCGCGGTGCGCGCACGGGAGTAGGGTCGAGCCTGGTAAACAAGGATTCCGGAAGACGGGCATAGCTGTTGTCCCAATTCCATCCCGCTTCTTTTGTAGCCTGAATCTCCGTCATCGTATCTCCTACTTTGCCTTTTTGTTTTTATTATACCCTTTCCATTCCAAAATCGAAGACCTTATGGGTATCTGGCCGTCATCTATTTGGTTTTGCACATTCCCTTTACAAATAATGTCTCCCGTCTATATGATGATCGGTAAGGGGGGAACCGCATGACTACTAACATTCTTATCGTCGAAGACGACCGGGAAATTCACGGGATGCTGACCGCTTATCTGCAGCGGGAAGGCTACGAAACGTCATCCGCATACGACGGAGCGGAAGCGATCGGCAAGCTGGAGCAGACTGGCTTTCAGCTCCTAATTCTAGACTTGATGATTCCCGTGATCGACGGGTATGAAGTGCTGCGCCGCGTCAGGGAAAAGCAAAATATCCCCGTGCTCATTCTATCGGCCAAAGCGGACGAAGTGGATAAAATTATCGGACTGGGGCTCGGCGCCGACGATTATATGACGAAACCTTTCGGGCTCGGAGAGCTGTCGGCGAGGGTCAAAGCCATGCTGCGAAGATATGTTTACTTCAACGCCAATCCTCTAGACCGTTCTTCGTCCGTGCTAACCCATGGCGAGCTGTCGATCGATCTGCACACGTACGAAGTCGCTTCCCGAGCCGGCCGCAGAACGTTAACGGCCAAGGAATTCGACATCCTCAAGCTGTTCCTTTCCCATCCTTCCCGCGTATTCACGAAATCGCAAATCTTCCAAGCCGTCTGGAACGAAGATTACATGACCGACGAGAATACGGTTATGGTACATATTCGGCGGCTTCGCACCAAAATCGAGCCCGATCCGTCCCAACCGGTCTACATCCAAACCGTATGGGGAATCGGTTACAAGCTCGGGGCGGCGGCGAACTGATGCCGGGATACGTTCAGCCTGCCATTATCGTCTTCCTGCTTGCCGCAAGCTGCTTTCTGCTCGTCAAACAATGGCGCTACAAGCAACAATTGGGGTGGATAACCGCAAGATTGAACGAAATACGCGGCGGCTCCCCCAATCAGCGAATCCGTATTCATCATGCGCCGGAATCCTTAATCGAGCTTGGCGGCAGCATGAACCGCCTTATCGACGCCTATCAGATCAGCTTGGAGAGAGTGAACCTTCTCGAGACCGAACGCAAAAAAATGATTTCCCACCTGTCCCATGACCTGCGAACGCCGCTGACGGCAATTCTCGGTTACGTGGAAGTCATGCAGAAGGACAATAGTTTGTCGGAGGAAATGCGGCAGAACTATTACCGGATCGTAGTCGCCAAAGGAAATAAGCTCGATGCGTTAATCCGGGATTTCTTCGAATTGTCCAAGCTGGAAGCCGACAACGGCTCCATGGAGCCGGAAAAGCTAAACGTCATCGACAAGGTCGAGGAGGCCGTCGTCTCCTTCTATCACCAGTTCGAGCTCGCGCGGCTCTCCCCCCGGCTCGAGCTTCCGGAGCGGCCGTTGTACGCATGGGGAAATCGGCAAAGCTTGGAGAGAATCATGAACAATTTACTGTCCAATGCGCTTCGTTACGGAGCGGATGGCGGCGTTGTCGGCATCCGGGTCAAGGATAAGGAAGACCGCGTATGGATCGAAGTTTGGGATCGCGGACAAGGCATTTCGCAAACGGATATGCCGCATATTTTCGAACGGCTTTATACCGGCAGCGCCTCTAGAAACTCCGTGCAACAAGGGAACGGATTAGGGCTGACGATCGTCAAGAAACTGGTGGAGAAGCAACACGGTGAAATTATTGCGAGAAGCGTCCCGAACGGCGAAACCGTATTTGCGTTCTGCCTACCCAAAGCGACTTAAGAAATATGTAAGAAACCGTTCAATCTCATGTAAAGCTCCTATTGTATAATCAATCCAACCCAAGCAAGACGCGATGCGGCCGCTATTGCTTGGCAATTGCTCATAGGAGGATGAATCAGTGGAAGACATTTTGAGGACGAGCGGTCTTACCAAAAAATACAAAACGCACACGGCGGTCGACGGCGTCAGCATTTCCTTGAAAAAGGGGGAAATCTACGGTTTTCTCGGTCAGAACGGGGCCGGTAAAACGACGACGATTCGGATGATCATGGGGCTCATCAAGCCAACCTCGGGGCAGATTCAATTGTTCGGTCAGGACGCGGAGTCCGGCCGGAAAGCGGCATTCGAACGCATCGGCTCTATGATCGAAATACCCGGCTTTTATCCCAACCTGACGGCTGTCGAGAACCTGGACATCCATCGTCGGATGATGGGAATGGGCAATAAAGAAAGCATCGACCAAGCGCTCGAGCAAGCGGGGCTGCTGGATACCGGGAACAAGAGAGTGAAAAATTTCTCGTTAGGCATGAAACAACGGCTCGGCATAGCCCGCTCCCTGCTGCATCATCCGGAGTTGCTTATTCTCGACGAGCCGACGAACGGTTTGGATCCGGCCGGCATTAAGGAAGTCCGGCAGCTCATTATCGAACTGGCCTCGAAGCGCAATATCGCCATTCTCGTATCGAGCCATATTCTGAGCGAAGTTCAGCAGATGGCTACGAAAATCGGGATTATTCATCAAGGAGTCCTTGTCGAAGAAATCGAACAACACACGCTTCAGATGAAAAACCGGCATTGCATGGAGTTCAAGCTAAGCAACGATCGCGAAGCCGCCATGCTGCTGGAGCAGAAACTGGGGATTCACGATTATACCGTCCCCGAACCGGGGGTCATTCGAATATTCGAGCAGTTGTCGGAGTCGGCCCTTATCAACCGCACCCTTGTCGGACACGGCATCGATGTGGCTGAAATCGCGATGGTGCGCGAAACGCTCGAAGATTACTTCCTTAGCCTGACGGGAGGCGATCTGAGTGCTTAACGTGTTCTATACCGAAATCCTGAAACTAAGACGTACGAAAATGTTTTGGTTGGTTATCATCGGCGCCTTAATGCCCGCCCTGATCTCGGCCTTCGCGGCATGGGGCAATATGAGCTGGACCGATCTATACAAAAACAATCTTCTGTTTCTGAACGTCATGGTTAGCCCGTTGCTTCTCTCTCTCCTCTCCGGTTACGTCGTGGCTCGGGAATATAGCGATAGTACGATTAATCAGCTTTTCGTATATCCCTATCGCCGCATGTCCATCTTGCTTGGCAAAACCTTCGTGGTCGCGCTCCTCTCGCTGGCCGTCATCGTTCTAAATTATTCTGCGATATGGATGGTTGGCAGTCTCATGAGCGATCAACCGATTCCTAATGATCTGATTGGAAAATATACCGAAGCGTTCATCTGGATGGCGGCGCTGCAAATGTTACTCACGCCGCTCATGATGGCGACGGGAATCGTAGGCAAGAGTTATATTCCTTCGGTCGTGCTCGGCATTATCGCCATCCTCGTCAACATGATGGCCATCAGCGGGGTCGAAGACCATTTGGCAGGACGCGTGCTGTTCGTTAGCTACCTTCCTTTCGGCACCATGATCATTCAGCTGCTAGACATCACGAAGCCCGGCGTTGAAGACCACATCCACGCGCTGATTCCCCATGCCGCCATGTTCTTGCTTCTATTCGTTTTCAACGCGTTCTATTATACGAAGTCGGAAGTTCACAGCGGTTCTTGATCTTTAGTTCGGCCCCTCTAGTATGCCCCTCGTCCCGCGCCCTTCCTATCGCCATATTCGTGTAACATACGGGTATTATACTTGCCTGGTTAGCACGACATAGATAGGGAGGAAAGAGCCTTGCAGAACAAAACGATATTGATTACCGGAGGAACGGGTTCTTGGGGAAGAGAACTCGTCGGAAAATTGCTGGAAAGGGAACCTAAAGAAATTCGAATCTTTTCCCGGAACGAGTCTTTGCAGGTGGAGATGCGGCAGGAATTTCAGCATCACCCTAAATTAAATTTTATCATTGGAGATATTCGCGATAAATACGAGGTTATGCAAGCTTGCCAGCAGGTGGATTATATCTATCACTTAGCCGCCTTGAAGCATGTTCCGATCTGCGAACAACAGCCGGATAGCGCGATGAAGACGAACGTCATTGGAACTCAGCATGTCATTCAAGCCGCTATCGCGAACGATGTCGAGAAAGTGATTTACGTATCCACGGACAAGGCGACCCACCCTTCCAACACCTACGGAATGACGAAAGCCCTCGCGGAAAAACTAATCGTTCATGCCAATTTAAGAGAAGGCAACACTCGATTCGTTTGCGTAAGAAGCGGCAATGTGCTCGGATCGACGGGCAGCGTCGTACCTCTGTTCAAACAAAGAATCGCGCAAGGGCTGGATCTATCGCTAACCGATTCTAGAATGACCCGATTTTTCTTAACCTTGGAGGAAGCCGTAGCGCTGTTGCTTAAAGCGACGGAAGACAGCAGAGGCGGGGAAATCTACGTAACGAAAATGTCGGCTTGCCGCATTGCGGATCTTACGCAAGTATTAATCGAGGAATTAGCGACGGGAGTCGTCCGTATTAACGAAACGGGCGCCCGTCCTGGCGAAAGCCTAACCGAATCTCTGATATCCGAGTTTGAAAGTACTTATTCCATCGACTTGGATGTTCGGTATTATGTCATTTTACCTCCTTATCCAATAGAAGGATTACAAGATTACTATGCGGGCAGCGTTCCTGTAGATTTTCGCGGCTACCATTCTAATCATGCATTGCTGAGCAAGCCGGAGATAAGGGAAATGCTGCTTAAAGGCGGACTGCTGGCATGAGCAAAACCATTCTATTCACCGGGGGAGGCTCGGCAGGCCACGTAACAGGCAATCTCGTACTGATCCCGAAATGCGCCAAAGAAAACTGGAGCATCCACTATATCGGCTCGGAGCAGGGGATTGAGAGGAAGCTGATATCCGCACACCCAAGGCGGAAGCCGGTCCGGCCAGCTTGCTCATGCGCGATATTTCCAACAAGCCGGCTTCGCGGATATGCTGCCGGAACAACAAATGACCGCTCATAGCTTCGTTTCCGCGATTATGCGACTATACGAGAACCGCTCCCGCTACAGAGACGCGATGAAGAAGCATGTAAACGGCGGAGGCGCGGACAAAATCATGCATTTGATAAAAGCGGTAAGCCTTCGGAGATGACGATGGACTCTCTCTTTAAGACTGGACGAACTGCCGAATGAAAGAGAAACAAGATGTACATTTTAGTAAGAGGTTATTCGTTATGTCACCCTCGTTAAGGAGCTCATTATGAATATAATAATTGCCGATGATGAGCCCTTCATGCTCAAGATCGTACAAGCTTATTTAGAGAAAGAGTCCTTTACGACTTATCCGGCGCGAGATGGAGAAGAAGCTCTTCATCTCTTCTATACGAACAAAATTAACTTGGCCATCCTCGATTGGATGATGCCGAAGCAAAGCGGCATTCAAGTGTGCAAAGAAATCAAAAAACAAAGCAAAACAACGAAAGTACTTCTGTTAACGGCCAAAGGCGAAACCGAGGATGAATTAATCGCCTTGCAGTCCGGTGCGGATGAATATATCAGCAAGCCGTTCGACCCGCGAATATTGATTCTAAGAGTAAGAAAACTGTTACGGATAGATTCTCGAATTACCATTGGGGATTTACAGATCGATATGGACGGGCAACGCATTTTCAGAAATAACCAGGACATACAGGCAACGAATACAGAGTTCCACCTGATGAAATATTTGATTGAAAATAGAGGCGTCATTATCACGAGGAAAGCATTGTTGGATCATGTATGGGGGTTCGATTATTTAGGCGAAGAAAGAACGGTCGATACGCATATACGTAGACTGCGGGCGAAGATCGGCGAGCATGTCATTACGACTCATCGAGGTATGGGGTATAGTCTGGACGAGCCGCATGAATAAGCTGAATCGAAAGTTGATCGTGCGCATCTCTCTGATGTTTCTCATCGTCGTTATTCTTTCAATTGCCATGAATACGTTCTTCTTACCCAAATATTTGTTGTACCAAAAAAAACATACGCAGGCTGCCTTAACCGCGCAGCTCGAAACGATGGACACTCGTCATTTACTCCGGGATGCGGAGCTTCTTGAGCGGGAGCAAGGGGTAACCATCGTGCATACGGAACTAATCGGAAATATTAATCGTCTAAATGAAGACGTCCTCGATCAACTGAACAAAAAGAAGATTACATTGAGCAAGTTCTGGATAACCGATGAAAGTATCGCAAAGCTGAATGAAAATAAGCCGGTCCGAAAAATTTATCATCAGCAAAAATTAAAGTCGAGCTTCCTTGTTACTTTCATGAAGAAGGACAATCTGATTTTCGTAATCGGAGAATCTATTTCGTATTCCTCGGAAACGCTGGCCATCGTCAATCGTTTTAACCTGTATATATATGCGGGCGGGCTGCTGCTCCTGATCGTGCTGTCTCTCGTGTTTACGAAACAGATCGTTCGGCCGCTTGCCACAATCCAGGTAGCAGCGGACGGCATCTCTAAGCTATCGTTCGCGAAGGTTCATATCCGAACGGGCGATGAAATCGAGTCTTTAGCGGAGAGCATTAATCGGATGAGCGACAAGTTAGAGCAGGCTCATCTCGCATTGGAAAGCAAAAACGAGAATTTAAGGACGTTCATCGCAAACATTTCCCATGAGCTCAAAACGCCGCTTTCCCTGATCAAGGCTTACTCCGCCGGAATTCAGGACGGCATGGACGACGGCACTTATCTGGATGTTATCCGGCAACAGACCGATGATATGGCGAGAATGGTGAACCAATTACTCGAACTATCCAAGTTGCAAACCGATTCGTATGAGATAAGCGCCTTTGATTTCGCTCCGTTGCTCGATAGAACGCTGCGGAAATACGATATTTCTTTTCGGCAGCAAGACATTGCCGTTACCGTCCATGACCGCTTGCTGACCGATTCGCGGGTAATGGCGGATGAGCGGAAAATCGAAATGGTCATTAACAATTTCATCTCCAACGCTTTGAAATATACGACCGACGGGCAGATCGATATCACTGTAGAAAATAAGGATGATCGGATGTTGTTCGCCATTAGCAACGGCGTCGCCGATGGCCAAGACTTGCAATGGGACAGCATATGGGAGCCTTTCTTCGTATTGGAGAGCTCTCGCAACAAACAGCTCAGCGGAACGGGTTTAGGCCTGTCGATCGTTAGAACGATTTTGCAAAAGCATAACGCTCCATTCGGTTTTCATATTCATAAGGGTCAAATCGTTTTTCGCTTCTCCTTACCCGTGGCCTTATCCTAACCAATTCTATCATCGGGGGGTATTATGCATCAAAAACCGATTAGTCGACGGCAATTTTTGAAGAAGAGTATGCAATGGGGAGGCGGGTTAATAGGATTAGCTAGTCTATCCGGCGCCTATTCCCGTTGGATAGAACCTACTTGGCTTGAGGTTAAATCCGTAGAGGTAACGCTCTCCAATCTGCCCCGTTCCTTTGCGCGGCTTCGAATTGTTCATTTTAGCGATGTACACTTCGGCGAATATTCGGAACCGGAACTATTAACGGAGCTAGTAAAGCAAACTCAACAATTAAAGCCCGATCTTATTTGCTTTACGGGAGATCTGATCGATTATTCGACAAGCTATATTTCAGAAGCGATAGCCTTATTCT
Encoded proteins:
- a CDS encoding protein adenylyltransferase SelO, with amino-acid sequence MTEIQATKEAGWNWDNSYARLPESLFTRLDPTPVRAPRLIALNEPLAISLGLNVQALQSDDGVATFAGNRIPEGADPLAQAYAGHQFGHFNRLGDGRAILIGEQITPHGERFDIQLKGSGATPYSRRGDGRAAVGPMLREYIISEAMHALGIPTTRSLAVVATGESIYRETEQPGAILTRVAASHLRVGTFQYVAQWGTDEDLRAMADYTLRRHYPEVDAEGDRGLLLLREVIKRQAALIAQWQLVGFIHGVMNTDNMALSGETIDYGPCAFMDAYDPETVFSSIDTQGRYAYGNQPYIAAWNLARFAEALLPLLHDNQEQAVQLAQEELKGFTELYRTNWLAGMRAKLGIFNEEPQDEALIEDLLGMMQKTGADYTNTFRALTFDTAGDTVVAEHPEFGQWQERWRSRLGRQQESQASSHRLMRSSNPALIPRNHRVEAALKAAAEHGDYSVMERLLDVLSHPFDHTPEQAEFAEPPVPSSRPYRTFCGT
- a CDS encoding response regulator transcription factor; the protein is MTTNILIVEDDREIHGMLTAYLQREGYETSSAYDGAEAIGKLEQTGFQLLILDLMIPVIDGYEVLRRVREKQNIPVLILSAKADEVDKIIGLGLGADDYMTKPFGLGELSARVKAMLRRYVYFNANPLDRSSSVLTHGELSIDLHTYEVASRAGRRTLTAKEFDILKLFLSHPSRVFTKSQIFQAVWNEDYMTDENTVMVHIRRLRTKIEPDPSQPVYIQTVWGIGYKLGAAAN
- a CDS encoding sensor histidine kinase; protein product: MPGYVQPAIIVFLLAASCFLLVKQWRYKQQLGWITARLNEIRGGSPNQRIRIHHAPESLIELGGSMNRLIDAYQISLERVNLLETERKKMISHLSHDLRTPLTAILGYVEVMQKDNSLSEEMRQNYYRIVVAKGNKLDALIRDFFELSKLEADNGSMEPEKLNVIDKVEEAVVSFYHQFELARLSPRLELPERPLYAWGNRQSLERIMNNLLSNALRYGADGGVVGIRVKDKEDRVWIEVWDRGQGISQTDMPHIFERLYTGSASRNSVQQGNGLGLTIVKKLVEKQHGEIIARSVPNGETVFAFCLPKAT
- a CDS encoding ABC transporter ATP-binding protein; translated protein: MEDILRTSGLTKKYKTHTAVDGVSISLKKGEIYGFLGQNGAGKTTTIRMIMGLIKPTSGQIQLFGQDAESGRKAAFERIGSMIEIPGFYPNLTAVENLDIHRRMMGMGNKESIDQALEQAGLLDTGNKRVKNFSLGMKQRLGIARSLLHHPELLILDEPTNGLDPAGIKEVRQLIIELASKRNIAILVSSHILSEVQQMATKIGIIHQGVLVEEIEQHTLQMKNRHCMEFKLSNDREAAMLLEQKLGIHDYTVPEPGVIRIFEQLSESALINRTLVGHGIDVAEIAMVRETLEDYFLSLTGGDLSA
- a CDS encoding ABC transporter permease; protein product: MLNVFYTEILKLRRTKMFWLVIIGALMPALISAFAAWGNMSWTDLYKNNLLFLNVMVSPLLLSLLSGYVVAREYSDSTINQLFVYPYRRMSILLGKTFVVALLSLAVIVLNYSAIWMVGSLMSDQPIPNDLIGKYTEAFIWMAALQMLLTPLMMATGIVGKSYIPSVVLGIIAILVNMMAISGVEDHLAGRVLFVSYLPFGTMIIQLLDITKPGVEDHIHALIPHAAMFLLLFVFNAFYYTKSEVHSGS